In Chrysiogenia bacterium, the following proteins share a genomic window:
- the pssA gene encoding CDP-diacylglycerol--serine O-phosphatidyltransferase → MAGESSLSRIKARRAKARENARRRGIYVLPALLTTASMFSGFYAIIASIDLRFWEAAWAIVIAGIFDGLDGRVARMTNTTSEFGVQYDSLSDLISFGVAPAILAYNWSLFPYQRWGWVGAFLYVVCAAIRLGRFNIQQEEGEGKDYFMGLASPAAAGLVITPVLLHQQHLEFFDRFGINGIEGTLRHPAYMVLVYVAGLLMVSEIPFKSPKEINFVDRSRFRVLVFFVLLLALLAIQPVWFFFGTIYLYVLGGLLMWMISAGRRPDEDDDDLVGGDDLPEME, encoded by the coding sequence ATGGCCGGAGAATCATCGCTTTCAAGGATCAAGGCCCGACGGGCCAAGGCGCGGGAGAACGCGCGGCGCCGCGGCATTTATGTGCTGCCCGCGCTGCTTACCACGGCGAGCATGTTCTCGGGCTTCTATGCCATCATCGCTTCGATCGACCTGCGCTTCTGGGAAGCGGCCTGGGCCATCGTGATCGCCGGGATCTTCGACGGTCTCGACGGGCGCGTGGCTCGCATGACGAACACCACCAGCGAGTTCGGCGTGCAATACGACTCGCTCAGCGACCTCATCTCCTTTGGCGTGGCGCCGGCGATTCTCGCCTACAACTGGTCGCTCTTTCCCTACCAGCGCTGGGGCTGGGTCGGCGCCTTCCTCTACGTGGTGTGCGCCGCCATTCGTCTGGGACGCTTCAACATCCAGCAGGAAGAGGGCGAGGGCAAGGATTACTTCATGGGCCTTGCCTCCCCGGCGGCGGCGGGCCTGGTCATTACGCCGGTGCTGCTCCACCAGCAGCACCTGGAGTTCTTCGATCGCTTCGGGATCAACGGCATTGAGGGGACGCTGCGCCATCCGGCCTACATGGTGCTGGTCTACGTGGCGGGCCTGCTGATGGTCAGCGAGATCCCGTTCAAGAGCCCCAAGGAAATCAATTTCGTTGACCGCAGCCGCTTTCGCGTGCTCGTCTTCTTCGTCCTGCTGCTCGCCCTGCTGGCCATTCAGCCGGTGTGGTTCTTCTTCGGCACGATCTATCTCTATGTGCTGGGCGGCCTGCTGATGTGGATGATCTCCGCCGGGCGCCGACCCGACGAAGACGACGACGATCTGGTGGGCGGCGACGACCTGCCCGAGATGGAATAA
- a CDS encoding type II toxin-antitoxin system MqsA family antitoxin, with the protein MKCPFCKHGETREGTTTVTLERGETTVVFKDVPAEVCVNCGEALVSEEVSASLLSQAQTAATAGVEVEVRHYVAA; encoded by the coding sequence ATGAAGTGTCCATTCTGCAAGCACGGTGAGACCCGGGAGGGTACAACAACGGTGACGCTTGAGCGCGGCGAAACGACAGTCGTGTTCAAGGACGTCCCCGCCGAGGTATGCGTCAACTGCGGCGAGGCGCTGGTGAGCGAGGAAGTCAGCGCGTCCCTTCTATCCCAGGCTCAAACGGCTGCGACGGCAGGTGTGGAAGTGGAAGTACGACACTACGTGGCCGCCTGA
- a CDS encoding 2-isopropylmalate synthase — MSEKVYIFDTTLRDGEQSPGCSMNVEEKVRMAEQLARLGADLIECGFPIASEGDYEAVRAIAQRVEGPRLMGLSRAQFPDIDRAAEALRPSGRWGIHTFIATSDIHLQHKLKMSREQVLDDASRAVERARSHTEWVEFSAEDATRSDPDYLVEVFKRAVEAGAHVLNVPDTVGYTTPWEFGELIARVKDEVVGDKDVIISVHCHNDLGLGVANSLAAVRAGARQVECTVNGIGERAGNASMEEIVMSLATRAEYFGYHTDVKTDQIYPSSRLLSSITGINVQPNKAIVGANAFAHEAGIHQHGVLANKLTYEIMTPESVGIPTNQLVLGKHSGRHAFKDRLKELGFELSAEQTEEAFHKFKRLADLKKEVYDEDLERIVADELIQIESRYKLIHVNCSSGTDIRPSATVTLAIDGEEKTGSAFGDGPVDAALAAIKELTGFGGRVTSYVVKAISGGTDAQGDVTVGVEEDGRLVRGRGTHPDIMVASALSFLDAVNRMDYRRQVKIRAQGGI, encoded by the coding sequence ATGAGCGAGAAGGTCTACATCTTCGACACCACCCTGCGCGATGGGGAGCAGTCACCGGGCTGCTCGATGAACGTGGAGGAAAAGGTCCGCATGGCCGAGCAGCTTGCGCGCCTGGGTGCCGATCTGATCGAGTGCGGATTCCCCATCGCCTCCGAGGGCGACTACGAAGCGGTGCGCGCCATTGCGCAGCGTGTGGAGGGGCCGCGCCTCATGGGCCTCTCGCGTGCCCAGTTTCCCGACATCGACCGCGCGGCCGAAGCGCTGCGTCCCTCGGGCAGGTGGGGGATTCACACCTTCATCGCCACCAGCGACATTCATCTCCAGCACAAGCTCAAGATGAGCCGCGAGCAGGTGCTCGACGATGCTTCGCGCGCCGTCGAGCGCGCCCGTTCCCACACCGAGTGGGTGGAGTTCAGCGCCGAGGACGCCACGCGCTCGGATCCCGACTATCTGGTGGAGGTCTTCAAGCGCGCCGTGGAAGCCGGCGCCCACGTGCTCAATGTGCCCGATACGGTGGGCTACACGACGCCGTGGGAATTCGGCGAGCTCATCGCCCGCGTCAAGGACGAAGTGGTCGGTGACAAGGACGTGATCATCTCCGTCCACTGCCACAACGACCTGGGCCTTGGCGTCGCCAACTCCCTGGCTGCCGTGCGCGCGGGGGCGCGCCAGGTCGAGTGCACGGTCAACGGCATCGGCGAGCGCGCGGGCAACGCCTCCATGGAAGAGATCGTCATGTCGCTGGCCACGCGCGCCGAGTATTTCGGCTACCACACCGACGTGAAGACCGACCAGATCTACCCGAGCTCGCGGTTGCTCAGTTCCATCACCGGTATCAACGTCCAGCCCAACAAGGCGATTGTGGGGGCCAATGCATTCGCCCATGAGGCGGGCATCCACCAGCACGGCGTGCTGGCCAACAAGCTCACCTACGAGATTATGACCCCCGAGTCGGTGGGCATTCCCACCAACCAGCTCGTGCTGGGCAAGCACTCGGGCCGCCATGCCTTCAAGGACCGCCTGAAAGAACTGGGCTTCGAGCTGAGCGCGGAGCAGACCGAAGAGGCCTTCCACAAATTCAAGCGCCTTGCCGACCTGAAAAAGGAAGTCTACGACGAGGATCTTGAGCGCATCGTGGCCGACGAGCTCATCCAGATCGAGAGTCGCTACAAGCTCATCCACGTCAACTGCAGCTCGGGCACGGACATCCGTCCCTCGGCCACGGTGACGCTGGCGATCGACGGCGAGGAAAAGACGGGCTCAGCCTTCGGCGACGGTCCGGTGGACGCGGCGCTGGCCGCAATCAAGGAGCTCACGGGCTTTGGCGGCCGGGTGACGAGCTACGTGGTCAAAGCAATCTCCGGCGGCACGGACGCGCAGGGCGACGTCACCGTCGGCGTCGAAGAGGACGGCCGCCTCGTGCGCGGGCGCGGCACGCACCCCGACATCATGGTCGCCTCTGCGCTCTCCTTCCTGGATGCGGTCAACCGCATGGACTACCGCCGCCAGGTGAAGATCCGGGCGCAGGGGGGGATCTGA
- the ilvN gene encoding acetolactate synthase small subunit, protein MKHTLTLLVNNEFGVLARVANLFSARGYNIESLNVAPTLEPAVSRMTIVTSGDEKIIEQITKQLNKLISTVKVSDVTESPHVEREMVLIKVKAVEDKRAEVLRIADIFRGKIIDVSATTYTIEFTGSQDKVGAAIELLRPHGIKEVVRTGVTAITRGAK, encoded by the coding sequence ATGAAACACACACTGACACTTCTTGTGAACAACGAGTTCGGCGTGCTCGCGCGCGTGGCGAACCTCTTCTCGGCGCGCGGCTACAACATCGAGTCGCTCAACGTGGCCCCGACGCTCGAGCCCGCGGTCTCGCGCATGACGATCGTCACCAGCGGCGACGAGAAGATCATCGAGCAGATCACCAAGCAGCTCAACAAGCTCATCTCGACGGTGAAGGTCTCGGACGTGACCGAGTCCCCCCACGTTGAGCGCGAGATGGTGCTTATCAAGGTCAAGGCCGTCGAGGACAAGCGCGCCGAGGTGCTGCGCATCGCCGACATCTTCCGCGGGAAGATCATCGATGTGTCGGCGACGACCTACACCATCGAGTTCACCGGCAGCCAGGACAAGGTCGGCGCCGCCATCGAGCTGCTGCGACCCCACGGGATCAAGGAAGTGGTCCGCACTGGGGTCACAGCCATCACCCGAGGGGCGAAATAA
- a CDS encoding DUF72 domain-containing protein, translating to MSKPPQLDLFGAAPKKAGKEPVGPAALSEEIRALGKALPPKLYLGTSSWSFPGWEGIVYDRKASHAELAREGLAAYGRHPLLRTVGIDRTYYAPIEKSVYAEYAGQVPADFRFLAKASEALTVARYPDHARYGSRRGQKNPDFLSLSYAEDYVVGPFMEGLREKAGVLLLQFAPQDVSAMGGAAGFADRIHELLARLPKGPVYAVEIRNKELLTPQYREALGAAGAVHCLNIHPAMPGISAQAEMALSEKAPALVCRWMLAPGLTYDTAKNRYEPFDELVDEAPQTRLDIAREVIRKLKAGTPAYVIANNKAEGSSPLTLIKLAGEVLREV from the coding sequence ATGAGCAAACCGCCCCAGCTCGATCTGTTCGGCGCCGCCCCAAAGAAGGCGGGCAAGGAGCCCGTCGGCCCGGCGGCCCTCTCGGAAGAGATTCGCGCGCTCGGCAAGGCGCTTCCCCCGAAGCTCTACCTGGGCACGTCCTCCTGGAGCTTTCCCGGCTGGGAGGGGATCGTCTACGACCGCAAGGCCAGCCACGCCGAGCTCGCGCGCGAGGGGTTGGCCGCCTATGGGCGCCACCCGCTGCTTCGCACCGTGGGGATCGACCGCACCTACTACGCCCCCATCGAAAAGAGTGTCTACGCCGAATACGCCGGGCAGGTACCCGCGGACTTCCGCTTTCTTGCCAAGGCGAGCGAGGCGCTCACCGTGGCGCGCTATCCCGACCACGCCCGCTACGGCTCGCGCCGGGGACAGAAGAACCCGGACTTCCTGAGTCTCTCCTACGCCGAGGACTACGTGGTGGGCCCCTTCATGGAGGGCCTGCGTGAGAAGGCCGGCGTGCTGCTCTTGCAGTTCGCGCCGCAGGACGTATCCGCCATGGGCGGCGCGGCAGGCTTTGCAGACCGCATCCACGAGCTCCTCGCGCGCCTTCCAAAGGGCCCGGTCTACGCCGTGGAGATCCGCAACAAGGAGCTGCTCACGCCGCAGTACCGCGAGGCGCTGGGGGCCGCGGGCGCCGTGCACTGCCTCAACATCCACCCGGCGATGCCGGGAATATCCGCGCAGGCCGAGATGGCGCTCAGCGAAAAGGCCCCGGCGCTCGTGTGCCGCTGGATGCTCGCTCCGGGGCTCACCTACGACACGGCCAAGAACCGTTACGAGCCCTTCGACGAACTCGTCGACGAAGCCCCGCAGACGCGCCTCGATATTGCGCGCGAAGTCATTCGGAAGCTCAAGGCCGGCACTCCCGCCTACGTCATCGCCAACAACAAGGCCGAGGGCAGCTCCCCGCTCACGCTCATCAAACTGGCGGGGGAGGTTCTGCGGGAGGTATGA
- the ilvC gene encoding ketol-acid reductoisomerase, with translation MIGPPAAQRTPPKRAQARNFKRIHSRQGSLVAMKVYYDKDADLSKIKGKKIAVIGYGSQGHAHSLNLKESGCNVVVGLREGSSSWKKAENSGLTVDTVGRAVKDADVVMCLLPDETHGEVFASEIEPNLKAGAYLAFGHGFSIHFGQVVPHEDINVMMIAPKGPGHLVRSTYTQGSGVPCLIAVQQDAAKDTKEVAMAYASAIGGGRAGIIETNFREECETDLFGEQAVLCGGVSHLIQAGFETLVEAGYAPEMAYFECLHEVKLIVDLIYEGGIANMRYSISNTAKYGDITRGPRIVTDETKKEMKKILDEIQTGKFAREWILECQAGRPSFNALLKRGEDHPIEKVGGDLRNMMAWIADKKIVDKTKN, from the coding sequence ATGATCGGGCCTCCGGCGGCTCAAAGAACGCCTCCAAAGCGGGCTCAGGCCCGAAATTTTAAGAGAATCCATTCCAGGCAAGGGAGCCTTGTTGCAATGAAAGTTTACTACGACAAAGACGCTGATCTCAGCAAGATCAAGGGCAAGAAAATTGCCGTCATCGGCTACGGCAGCCAGGGCCACGCCCACTCGCTCAACCTCAAGGAGTCGGGCTGCAACGTGGTCGTCGGCCTGCGCGAGGGTTCCTCGTCCTGGAAGAAGGCCGAAAACTCCGGCCTGACCGTCGATACCGTCGGCCGCGCCGTCAAGGACGCCGACGTCGTCATGTGCCTGCTGCCCGACGAGACCCACGGCGAAGTATTTGCGAGCGAGATCGAGCCCAACCTCAAGGCCGGTGCCTACCTTGCCTTCGGTCACGGCTTCTCGATCCACTTCGGCCAGGTCGTCCCCCACGAGGACATCAACGTGATGATGATCGCGCCCAAGGGCCCGGGTCATCTCGTGCGGAGCACCTACACCCAGGGCAGCGGCGTTCCCTGCCTCATCGCCGTTCAGCAGGACGCGGCCAAGGACACCAAGGAAGTGGCCATGGCCTACGCCAGCGCCATCGGCGGCGGCCGCGCCGGCATCATCGAAACCAACTTCCGTGAAGAGTGCGAGACCGACCTCTTCGGCGAGCAGGCCGTGCTTTGCGGCGGCGTGAGCCATCTCATTCAGGCCGGTTTCGAGACCCTCGTCGAGGCCGGATACGCCCCCGAGATGGCCTACTTCGAGTGCCTCCACGAAGTGAAGCTCATCGTGGACCTGATCTACGAAGGCGGCATCGCCAACATGCGCTACTCGATTTCCAACACGGCCAAGTACGGCGACATCACGCGCGGCCCGCGCATCGTCACCGACGAGACCAAGAAGGAAATGAAGAAGATCCTCGACGAGATCCAGACCGGCAAGTTCGCCAGGGAATGGATCCTCGAGTGCCAGGCCGGCCGCCCGAGCTTCAACGCGCTGCTCAAGCGCGGCGAAGACCACCCCATCGAGAAGGTGGGCGGTGACCTGCGCAACATGATGGCCTGGATCGCCGACAAGAAGATCGTCGACAAGACCAAGAACTAG